DNA from Planktothrix serta PCC 8927:
TTATTAATTTACTTCTTATTAACAGTTTCCAGCGTCGCGTTAATGTCAGATTCCGTCCGGTCATACTGGGGTATTCCCTTAATTGCGATCGCCCTTTTTGGATTAGGCATTTATGGGGGGTTAAAATATTATTTAGAACCCAAATTTTATTTCGTGGATTATATTCACGCCGACAAAAAGTAGGATAAATTTTTCCCGATCAAAACATCCTGAAAAAACAGCCCATCAAAACCCTATCTTGAATAGAATTTTGATGGGGGAAGCTCATCCTACTTTAAACCGTTACCGATTTTTCTAATATTAATTTAGAGCGCTTTACCTTTTCAGGAATATCAATTGGATAATTCCCCGTAAAACACGCCGAACAGAAAGTATTAGGATCTTCCCCTGTCGCTGTTAACATTCCTTCCCAACTCAAATAAGCTAAACTATCAACCTCAATTTGTTGGCGAATTTCCTCAATTGATTTCGTCGCCGCAATCAATTGTTCCTGACTATCGGTATCAATTCCATAGAAACAAGGATGGGTTACTGGGGGAGAAGAAATTCTCATGTGAACTTCTTTTGCACCCGCATCCCGCAACGCTTTAACAATTTTGCGACTCGTAGTTCCTCGGACAATCGAATCATCCACAATAATAACCCGTTTACCTTCTAATACATCCTTTAACGGGTTTAACTTCATGCGAATTCCCGACTCCCGCATACTTTGGGTCGGTTGAATAAACGTCCGTCCCACATAACGATTTTTAATTAATCCCTCAGCAAAAGGAATTTTAGACTGTTGAGAAAATCCAATCGCCGCCGGAATTCCAGAGTCAGGAACTCCGATGACAATATCCGCATCAATAAAGGATTCTCTCGCTAAAATTCGGCCGATTTCTAATCGATAACTATAGAGACTTTCGCCACACATCACACTATCAGGACGGGCGAAATAAATCATCTCAAATACACATAATTTCCGAGCAGGTTTCGGACTCCAGTGAAAAGATGACATCCCTTCTTCTGTGATCCAAACCAGTTCCCCCGGTTCCACATCCCGCAGATATTCCGCCCCCATAATATCTAATCCACAGGTTTCGGAGGCTAAAACATACCGTTGCGGACTTGTAGGTAAGATCCCAATCACTAACGGCCGAATTCCATTGGGGTCACGCACTCCCATCAATCCTTTAGGGGTACCAATCACTAAACTATAAGCCCCCTGGCACTGAGTAAAAGCACTTAATGCCCCTTCTAACCAGTCTTTGCCATTATTGATTTCTGAAGCGATCGCTAAAGCAATCATTTCACTATCGGTTGTGGTTAGAAAATCAAATTCACGCTTGATTAATTCTTCTCGCAATTCGCCAGTATTGACTAAATTGCCATTATGTGCTAGGGCGAGAGAACCCAGACGAGTTGAGACGACCGCAGGTTGAGCATTCACCACCCGACTTGATCCGGTGGTGGAATAGCGGGTATGACCCACCGCAATATGACCCATTAAGCTGTTTAAAACAGTTTCATTGAAGACTTGGGAGACTAATCCCATACCTTTATGCAGATGCACCTTGTCGCCTTCAAAGGTGGCAATTCCGGCGGATTCTTGGCCTCGGTGTTGCAGCGCATACAGACCAAAATAAGCTAGTTTTGCGACATCCTCGCCCGGAGCATAAACCCCAAAAACGCCACAGGCTTCTTCCGGTTTATCAGGTCGTTGATCATCAACCTGGGCAGAGTGGGTATCAAGGGAATCATTTGGAATCATGTTACGGTTTGGCTCCTGATTGGCAAAGTCAGTTGGTGGGAACGATATAACGCTACAGGATTATAGAGGTAGAATGACTAAAAAGTTAATATTCTCTTAATCTTGTCCCTCTTTACTGTAGCTTATTTGACACAGATCAGGAAATGGTTCATCTGTTGACGGTTGACTGATTACTGAATTACTGATAACCGTCGTTCAATGGCGTTTTCATAGCGATCGCTCATTTCTGTCAGCTTAAGCTCAATTAAACCCTGATCATCAGCCAAAATTTGTAACGGTTCATACCCCGAACCCACCTCACCCAAGTTTTGCCAGATGTCGTTTTCTGCTCCTAACTGTTGTTGTAGATAGGTTTCCCAAACGGATTGGTTTTCAGGATTAACAGAAACCAAAATCCGCCCTCCACCTTCTGCAAACAGAATATTATCCCAACGCACAGAAGCAGTAGAACTTAAACTCAGCTTAACCGTTGCGCCTTTTTGGCTACTCATACAACATTCTGCCAAAGCCACCGCTAACCCTCCTTCTGCACAATCATGGGCCGATTGAATCCACCCTTGACGAATACCTTCTCGACAAGCGGCTTGGACTTTTTGTTCTAACTCAAAATCGACTCTGGGCGGCTTCCCTGCAATGGTTTTATGTACCACCGCCAGATATTCAGAAGCACCTAACGTGGGTAAAGTTTTGTCATCCCCCAAAAGATAGATTAAATCCCCCGAATGTTGCCAACCTTGGCCACAAATTTTGGTTAAATCCGTAATTAATCCCACCATTCCCACCACCGGAGTCGGATAAATAGATTCAGGATTTCCCTCTGCATCAAGGGTTTCATTGTAAAGCGACACATTCCCCCCGGTAACAGGAGTATTAAAGGCTTTACAGCCATCGGAAATTCCTCGACACGCTTCCGCTAACTGCCAATATCCAATGGGTTTTTCCGGGCTCCCAAAATTCAAGTTATCCGTCACTGCAATCGGTTCAGCGCCCACGCAGCTTAAATTCCTTGCAGCTTCGGCTACCGTTGCTTTCGCTCCTTCGTAGGGGTCAAGATACACATACCGAGAATTACAGTCTACCGTTGCGGCTAATCCCTTATTAACTGACCCTTGAAAATTCGGAACAGGTTCCAATGGCCTTAAGCGAATTACTGCTGCATCTCCACCCCCAGGAACTAAAACCGTATTATTCTGAACTTGATGATCATATTGACGATAAACCCAGCGTTTAGAAGCAATAGAAGGGGTATCTAATAAGGTTAATAAAACCTGATTCCACGATTGAAATTCTCCGTTAATTTCCAGTCCTGATATTGTAGATTCAGGTAAAGATTCCGGTGTCCATTGCCATGCTGTTTGAGCATATTCTGGGGGTTTCGATAAGATTTCTCGCGGATATAAGGGTGTATTTTCTGCTAAAGCATCTGCCGGAATTTCCGCCGCAATTCCCCCTTTAAATAAAATTCTCACCATCGGTTCTGCAATTACTGTTCCCGCCACAACCGCTTGCAGTCCCCAACGATGGAAAATATCAATTAACTCCTGTTCCCGCCCTTTTTGAGCGACAAATAACATCCGTTCTTGAGATTCCGATAACAGATATTCATAGGGAACCATTCCCGTTTCTCGCACCGGAATTAAGTCTAAATCGAGTTCAATTCCGACTCCACCTTTTGCCGCCATTTCTGACGTTGAGCAGGTAATTCCTGCGGCTCCCATATCTTGGGCTGCAACCACCGCCCCGGTTTTAAACGCTTCTAAACACGCTTCAACTAAAGACTTTTCTAAAAACGGATCTCCCACTTGTACTGCGGGGCGATCTTGGATCGATTCTTCGCTTAATTCAGCACTGGCAAAACTCGCGCCCCCCATGCCATCTCGCCCGGTTGTTGAACCTACATATAAGACTGGATTTCCAATTCCTGAAGCTCCTGATTTAACAATTTCTGGGGTTTCCATTAACCCAATTGCCATCGCATTAACTAGGGGATTTCCGTTATAAGCCGGATCAAAATAAACCTCTCCCCCAACAGTCGGAACCCCGAAACAATTCCCGTAATTACTGATACCAGAAACCACGCCTTTAAAGATTTGTCGATTTCTGGAATCTTCTAAGGAGCCAAACCGTAAAGAATTTAACGCAGCAATAGGACGCGCCCCCATTGTAAAGATATCTCTTAATATTCCTCCAACTCCTGTTGCAGCACCTTGGAAAGGTTCAATAGCTGAAGGGTGATTATGGGATTCGATTTTAAACGCAATATGGAGTCCATCTCCAAAGTCTACAACTCCGGCATTTTCTCCGGGGCCAACTAAGATTCGATCTCCGGTGGTCGGAAATTGTTTGAGCAGGGGACGAGAATTTTTATAACAACAGTGTTCACTCCACATCACGCCAAACATCCCCAATTCTGCTTGATTGGGGTGTCGTCCTAAGCGTCGGACTATTTCTTCATATTCTTCGGGTTTAATGCCTTCAGAGGCGATTTCTTCAGCAGAAAAGGGACAATTGGTTTCGGTAGACATGGGTTAAGCGATCGCACTTTGCAGACAGCATTATTTATTCTATAGCAAGGAACAGGTTAATATAGAAGTTCGCGGTAATATCTTTATATCAGCTTTAGTTTAACCACAAAGACACCAAGACACAAAGGAATTGTAAAGGCAAACCTGCTGATTGTTATAGCTAAGATTTAAACCTCATTATATTAACCCATCTTTTGATTAATTATCCCATAGGATAGATTTCAATACCCCTAATCTGTATGTCCCATAATTACCTCATGACCTTCCCCCAAATTAACAATTATTCTATTCATCAATATTGGATGAATCAAGCGTTAGAATTAGCACAACAAGCGGGAGAAGCGGGAGAAGTTCCTGTTGGAGCGATTATTATTAATCAGAATAATCAATTAATTGCCCAAGCTCAAAACCGCAAAGAACGAGATTTTGATCCAACGGCTCATGCTGAAATATTAGCGCTAAGACAAGCGGGAAAACTATTAAAAAATTGGCATTTAAACACCTGTACGCTCTACGTTACCCTCGAACCCTGTCCCATGTGTACCGGAGCAATTTTGCAAGCGCGTTTAGGGTTACTGGTTTATGGCGCAGATGATCCCAAAACGGGTACTATTCGCACCGTTGCGAACCTTCCTGATAGTGCTTGCTCCTTTCATCGGTTATCGGTTTTAGGGGGAATTTTAGAATCTTCCTGTCGTCAACAGTTACAAACTTGGTTTGCTCAAAAACGAAGTTAATAGACAATGGAAAAACTGTCCTGATCACGATGGATAAACCCTTTTAAACTTTTTAATGTGAACTACCTACACCGCCCTAATCGGGTCGGTGCAGGATCAGCGAATTCACAGACCGATGCCCTTTCACCTTGCGGTTATCCGGTCTTACACAGCCTCCATCGGCAAAAACGGGGTTCCCTCCGCCTTCAGTTAATATCCTGATTCCTTCATTCCTGATGTTGAGTGCAGCGTTTTCGTCACGATCATGGTGAGCATGACAATTTGGACAATCCCATTCTCTGATATCCAGAGATAATTCATCTAGGATATAACCGCAACTCGAACAAGTTTTGGAACTAGGGAAAAAGCGATCAATTTCTACAAGTTCGCCGTTTTTTTGCTTCAACTTGTAATCAATAAAATTGACAAATTTTCCCCAACCCACATCAGATATTGCTTTTGATAGCTTGCGGTTTTTAACCATCCCCTTGACGTTGAGGTTTTCAACGACAATCACTTGGCTTTCGTTCACCAATTTTCTTGATAATTTATGCAAGAAATCTTGGCGGGAGTTGGCGATTTTCTCATGAACCTTAGCGATGATTTTTCGGAATTTCTCTCTCGCAGAACTTCCTTGAGTTTTTCGAGAGAGTTTTTTCTGTTTTCGAGCTAGATTCTTGTGGTGACGGTTTAAATGTTTGGGATTGGCATATTTAGTTGCGCTATCTCCGTCATGAACAATTGCAAACTCTTTTAACCCCAGATCAATCCCAATAACTTGATCTCCTGATTCCTTAACTCCACTTAACTCTGTTTCACATAAGATAGAAGCAAAGTATTTATTACTCGAAGTCTTAGAAATTGTTACCGTTTTAATTTTCCCTGTAATCTCTCGGTGAAATATTGCTTTAATTTCACCAATCTTAGGGACTTTTAGGCATTCACCGTTAACGGTAACACTTTGGGGATACTGAATTGATTGCTTGTGATGTTTAGATTTAAAATTGGGAAATTTAGCTCGTCCCTCAAAAAAATTTTTGTAGGCTCTATCTAAGTTTATAGCTACACATTGAAGAACCGATGAGTAGCAATCTTCTTTCAGCCAAGGATATTCTTTTTTGAGTTGAGGGAGCATTCCTTTATAAGATGCTAATTTTAAACTTTTGCCAGTTTCTTGATAGTGCTGAATACAGGTATTTAAGGCATAATTCCTTTTGCGATCTTGCACAGCCATAAGATTTAGCCAATGCTAATTCCTGTTCGGGTGTTGGATAGAGTCTAACCTTTGTAGCCTTCAGCACTTTAAATCACCTCCTTTTTTTTAATTATCACCAATTATTGAACATTCTAGTCCCTGACTGCAATTCATCCCACGACCTCATCGGGTCAGTCGTGGGGCTTCTTGCGGAAGAAGCTAAAGTTAAGAGGTTTATTTAATCCAGAAAACCGTTATGCTCATCCTTGACTCTAATCAATCTTCGACCGTAATGCCTATCCCTGCGAAGGAAACACAGGTTAATTCTCATGTTTCCCCCTGGTTAGCTTCCCTGGTTTACCCCTTGGGACGATATCTGATTTTACCCTTCTATTTCAAGACCTTAGAAGTGATTGGCCAAGAAAACCTTCCCCAACAGGGCCCTGTTATTTTAGCACCGACCCATCGTTCTCGTTGGGATGCGTTGATTGTTCCCTTTGCGACAGGTCGCCATGTCACGGGACGGGACTTAAGGTTTATGGTGACAGTCGATGAAATGCAAGGAATACAAGAGTGGTTTATTCGTCGTTTAGGGGGGTTCGCCGTAGATCAAAAACATCCCACTATTGCCACCCTGCGTCATGGGGTAGAATTACTACATCAAGGGGAAATGTTAGTCATTTTTCCAGAAGGAAATATTTTTCAGGATCATCAAGTTCACCCCCTCAAAATTGGACTGGCTCGTTTAGCTCTACAAGCAGAGACTAGCTATGCTAATTTAGGTTTAGGGATTAAAATTGTACCGATTTCTATACATTATGATCCGATCATCCCCCAACGGGGCGCTGATGTTAAAGTTAGGATCGGTTCTGCCTTATCTGTTCCTGATTATTGTCAAGGTTCAGTTAAAAAGAATGCTCAACCTCTGATCCAAGATTTAGAATTAGCACTGAAGAAAATTGATCAGTCTGAACCGTTATAATCAGGATTAAGAGTAAGCAATATCTTGATTTGGATTAAATAACTACGGATGAACTCTAGCTTGAATTTCCAGCCCGGTCAGATTGTTGGGTTAAATCATCTTAACTGCTGTTTATATGCAGAAGTCATTCAAGTTGTCGAATTTCGGGCGGTATGTTGGGTACGGCCCTTAATGTTAATTGAAGGGTTATCCGATGATGAACTGGGCAATTATTCCGATTTTTCTGTCACTCCAGAACCGTTTATTTTGTATGATTTACGCCAAAGTCCTGATTTAATTTGGCCAATTCAGTTATTTAGAGCCGCTTTAGATACGGAGGTCATTCCCTTTTTACCGCAGTTAGAGTCCCCAGAAATCAATGCTCCTGAAATTAAACCCGCTAATGGGCGTTCGGCTCACCAACAATTGCGAGAGTTTATTCGTCAAGTTTGGCAAGCTTATCCTAATATTTTTCGCTCTGTCGCCAGTCCTGAAGTAGATGCTTATTGATTTAATTAACAGAAGGCTACTTTCAACGATTACCGTTGATTAAAGATAAAAAACTATTTTGTTTTTGAATATCGAAATCTTAAAAATTGAATCCCTTAATGGCTAGAAATCAAGCGAATACGACCCGCATCCATTTCTTCCATTAACAATTCTAATGCTTCATAATCAACATCTGAAATATAACCCAGTCGGGTTAATTCTGTGTTAATTGCATTTTCAATTTCTGGGGTCAGACATTTGAAATAGAGGGCTTTTTCAACGAGTTTACGAATCATATTACTTGCGGACATGGTAAGTACAGACAACTCAGATACCTTTATTGTCTTATGAATTTCGTGATCTGATGGTGATCGAGTCCTTTTTTGTTGAGTGATCCTTATCACTTAAGGGATGGGAACTTTAATAACATTAATTCCGTCACCCGTCAATCTAACTTAGGGTATACTTTTCAGTGTTTTTGGCTACATTCTTACCTACTATTGAAAAGGTGGCCGAAAAAATAAATCTATATTGGGGCGATTTCGGTTTAAAATATTTACTTATACTTACGGATATTAATTGATGTATTAATTGTTACTATTATCTAAAATAGGACTCTTGTATTTTAGCCTACTCCCCTGATTAAATCAGTCAAATAACAACTCTTACTGAAAAAAATAATATCCTGATCAGAGTAACATTTTTACAACCCCTACACGGATTGCTATACAATAATCAGAGAGCAAAATTCAATCTTAGGCGAGGTTAACTTTGGCAGTCGCAGTAGAACAACTGATCACACCGGAAATTAACCAACCTGCACGTTATTTGGGTCAGGAGTTAGGCGCGAAACGCAAACCTTGGGAGTCCGCCCTCGTGCGTTGGTCATTAACTTATCCTGAAGTTTACGAGGTGGGAGTTTCTAATTTAGGCCATGTTATTCTCTACAATATTTTAAACACTCAACCTCGGCAATTGTGCGATCGCGCCTATCTCCCGGCGCCGGATTTTGCTCAAAAATTACGCGATACCCAAACGCCTTTATTTGCTGTTGAGTCCCGTCGTTTTTTAATTGATTTTGATATCTTAGGATTTAGCCTCAGCTACGAATTAGGGGCAACAAATATCCTAGAAATGTTAGATTTAGCGGCAATTCCCTTAACTTGGAAAGACCGACAAAATTATTCGGTTTGGGTTAATGAAAAAGATTCTACTCAACTCCATTATCCGTTAATTTTTGCCGGAGGACAAACGGCGACTTCTAACCCCGAACCCTACGCCGATTTTTTTGATTTTATTGCGTTAGGAGATGGAGAAGAATTATTACCCGAAATTGGATTAATATTAGAAGAAGGCAAGAAAAACAACTTAAATCGAGAAGCCTTATTACTAGATTTAGCACAAATTCCAGGGGTTTATGTTCCCCAATTTTATCAGATGGCAGAAGATGGTTCTGTTCATCCCCAACGCCCTGATATTCCTGCTAAAATTTTAAGACGGGTTGCTGCCCCAATGCCCGCCTATTCGATTAAATTTGTGCCTTATGTACAAACCGTTCATGATCGATTAGTAATTGAAGTTAGACGGGGTTGTACAAGGGGATGTCGCTTTTGTCAACCGGGAATGTTAACCCGTCCGGCGCGAGATGTGGAACCGGAAGAGGTGATTCATACTGTTGAAAAAGGCATGAAAGAAACGGGTTATAATGAATTTTCCTTATTATCTTTGAGTTGTTCTGATTATTTATCTTTACCCTCGGTGGGAATGGAAATTAAAAACCGCCTCAAAGATTATAATGTTAGTTTGGCTTTACCCAGTCAACGAGTAGATCGCTTTGATGAAAATATTGCTAATATTATTGGGGGAACGCGACAAAGTGGGTTAACTTTTGCCCCGGAAGCGGGAACTCAACGAATGCGAGATATTATTAATAAAGGGTTAACTAATGAGGAATTATTAAAGGGAGTTAAAACTGCCTTTGAACAAGGTTGGGATAAAATTAAACTCTATTTTATGATTGGTTTACCGGGAGAAACCGATGCGGATGTATTAGGAATTGCGGAAACTGTTGCTTGGTTACAACGGGAATGTTCGGCTCAAGATCGCAGAAAATTAAACTTTAATTTAACCATTTCTAACTTTACCCCTAAACCTCATACTCCGTTTCAATGGCATTCAGTTTCAACCTCCGAATTTCAACGCAAACAAAAGTTATTAAGACAGGAATTTCACCGGATGAGAGGGGTAAAGGCTAACTTTACTGATGTTAGAATATCGGCAATGGAGGATTTTGTGGGTAGAGGCGATCGCCGTTTAGGAGCAGTGGTGCGTAGAGCTTGGGAACTCGGCGCTGGAATGGACTCCTGGTGGGAAAGTTTAGATCGGGCTTTTGGCGCTTGGACACAGGCGATCGAAGAAGCGGGTTTGAGTTGGAAATATCGTCAAGTTGAAAGCGGGGAATGGAATTTAATTAAGATAGGGAACAGGGAACAGGGAACAGGGAACAGGGAACAACAGGATTATGAACTATTATTAGATCAACCTTTACCTTGGGATCATATTAATAGTGGGATTGATAAAAATTGGTTGAAAGCTGATTTAAAACGGGCTTTAGAAGCTGCTACTGTGCCTGATTGTTCCTTTGAAAGTTGTTCCCATTGTGGCGTTTGTGGGACGGATTTTGGTCATAATATTGTGATCAAATCACCTCCCATTCCTAAATTTTCTGGGGAATTTATTCCTAATGTTCAAAAAGTCCAACGTTTAAGGGTTTGGTTTGGTAAATTAGGCGATATGGCTTTAGTCGGGCATTTGGATTTATTAAAATTATTAGATCGGGCGATTCGTCGAGCTTCTATTCCTCTAGCATTTACGGCTGGATATCGCCCCAGCCCGCGAATTTCTATTGCTTATGCTTTACCATTAGGGGCAACCAGTAGCGGAGAAATCGCTGATTTTGAATTAACAGAATCGATGGATTTAGAGGAATTTAAGCAAAAATTAGCTACAGGTTTACCCGAAACTATTCCTCTGTATCAGATCCAAGAAGTTCCTGTAGAATCCTCTTCTCTAACCGATGCTGTTACTCAAGCCGAATATCATTTAACCGTTAGTTGGAGAGGAGAAGAAAACACAATACCTGAATGGTTAAAATGGGTAAATGCGGTAAAAGCCAGATCAGAAATTTTATGGGAGAAAACCACAAAATCAGGGAATAAAAAATTAATCAATTTACGAGAACAATTGTTTGAACTTGATGTCATATCCTTAGAAGGGACAGTGTTGCGTTATGTCGGGAGTTGTCTCAATGATGGGACACAACTGCGACCGGAACATATTATTGAGATGTTAGAGCAAGTCACTCAGCAAGAGTTTCAATTGCTACACATCCATCGCCAGAAGCTTTTAACACCCTCCGAACCTACTTCTCCCTCTGAGGATAATTTGCATTTTATCCAGTGTTATAATACAATTCCATAAGCTAAGTTTTTTGGCGTAGGGGGCGGGTTCGCCCAGATCTAAGTCATAAACCGACAATATTGCTAAAAACGCTCGTACTCAGCTAGGGTTGTCAGAATCAAAAATTGCAGGTTCGCTGACGCTAAAATATACTCAATCAAGAACGTTCACCGAACAAAAGCTACTGCTATACCTCAACGCTGAGGCAGGAGTAGATGGAAGGGTTATTAGCCTACGCCAAAGTCACCTTGATGGCTGACGAGAGTTTTGACATTCCACTACCTGAAGGCGAGTGGATTCCGGGTTCAAACGAGTCCACTTAACACAAGACAGGTAACTGTTTTGTGCCAGAGTAAGAATCAAGGTTTTAGAAAAGTCGGGCTTGAGAACCCAACCCTGCTCTTAGGAGTAACGTAACTGTCCCTGGGGCAGTTGAGATATCCAGAAACCTTAATGTCGCTGAAAATTAGGGAAAAAAGTAGCGAAGTCCCGTGGGGGAAGATTCGCGCTCTTTGATCGGACTAGGGGGAAGCTTCTTCCAAAGTTAAGCCTGTAGAGGATCGTAACCTTTGATTGGAATACCCAGTCAAGATGCTCTGAACACAGGAAGCAATCGGATCAATATCTAAAATTGTCCTAGGGTTGCATAGCTAAAATTAGAGGGATTTCCTTTACAAGGTAGCATCCTAATTTTTGCCAAAATTTGACAATAAAACTTTGTCTGGTGTATGTCTTGATACCAGAACGAAACAAACCCACGTCAATGGACAGGTTAAAGTCCATAAAGGTGAGTTGGGAAGGGAGAGATATCATCTAGCTTGGACTGTGCGATCTAAGCTGTACTCTCTAAAATATTAGGAAGTTGGATGTTAGATTTAGCTTTTGTTAACCGTTGATTCTGAACAATCAAAACCTGATTCCCTCCTACCTCTTGCCTCTGGCTTGGTGTTTTCGGTGTCTTCGATGATAGGCTTTCATTTCGCGTTAATGGATTTATTAATCACGTCAATATTATTAGGTACACGCAACGTAGGTGCCGACCATATTGCTAAGTTTTGAGGGAATTGAATGTCAAAGCAAATTATTATCGCAGAACAGCAACGGATCGCGGCTGTGTTTTCAGAAGATCAAATTCAAGAACTGGTTGTAGCAACTGGAAATCACCAAGTCAGCGATATTTATCTGGGTATCGTTGAAAATGTCCTACCAGGGATTGATGCGGCATTTGTGAATATTGGAGACCCTGATCGCAATGGATTTATCCATGTTTCCGACTTGGGGCCACTCCGATTAAAACGGACATCCGGTTCGATCACCGAATTATTAACTCCCCAGCAAAAAGTGCTGGTGCAGGTGATGAAGGAACCCACTGGAACAAAAGGCCCTAGATTAACGGGAAATGTTTCCTTACCAGGGCGGTATTTGGTCTTAATGCCCTATGGCAGGGGGGTGAATTTA
Protein-coding regions in this window:
- a CDS encoding TIGR03960 family B12-binding radical SAM protein yields the protein MAVAVEQLITPEINQPARYLGQELGAKRKPWESALVRWSLTYPEVYEVGVSNLGHVILYNILNTQPRQLCDRAYLPAPDFAQKLRDTQTPLFAVESRRFLIDFDILGFSLSYELGATNILEMLDLAAIPLTWKDRQNYSVWVNEKDSTQLHYPLIFAGGQTATSNPEPYADFFDFIALGDGEELLPEIGLILEEGKKNNLNREALLLDLAQIPGVYVPQFYQMAEDGSVHPQRPDIPAKILRRVAAPMPAYSIKFVPYVQTVHDRLVIEVRRGCTRGCRFCQPGMLTRPARDVEPEEVIHTVEKGMKETGYNEFSLLSLSCSDYLSLPSVGMEIKNRLKDYNVSLALPSQRVDRFDENIANIIGGTRQSGLTFAPEAGTQRMRDIINKGLTNEELLKGVKTAFEQGWDKIKLYFMIGLPGETDADVLGIAETVAWLQRECSAQDRRKLNFNLTISNFTPKPHTPFQWHSVSTSEFQRKQKLLRQEFHRMRGVKANFTDVRISAMEDFVGRGDRRLGAVVRRAWELGAGMDSWWESLDRAFGAWTQAIEEAGLSWKYRQVESGEWNLIKIGNREQGTGNREQQDYELLLDQPLPWDHINSGIDKNWLKADLKRALEAATVPDCSFESCSHCGVCGTDFGHNIVIKSPPIPKFSGEFIPNVQKVQRLRVWFGKLGDMALVGHLDLLKLLDRAIRRASIPLAFTAGYRPSPRISIAYALPLGATSSGEIADFELTESMDLEEFKQKLATGLPETIPLYQIQEVPVESSSLTDAVTQAEYHLTVSWRGEENTIPEWLKWVNAVKARSEILWEKTTKSGNKKLINLREQLFELDVISLEGTVLRYVGSCLNDGTQLRPEHIIEMLEQVTQQEFQLLHIHRQKLLTPSEPTSPSEDNLHFIQCYNTIP
- the purL gene encoding phosphoribosylformylglycinamidine synthase subunit PurL, whose product is MSTETNCPFSAEEIASEGIKPEEYEEIVRRLGRHPNQAELGMFGVMWSEHCCYKNSRPLLKQFPTTGDRILVGPGENAGVVDFGDGLHIAFKIESHNHPSAIEPFQGAATGVGGILRDIFTMGARPIAALNSLRFGSLEDSRNRQIFKGVVSGISNYGNCFGVPTVGGEVYFDPAYNGNPLVNAMAIGLMETPEIVKSGASGIGNPVLYVGSTTGRDGMGGASFASAELSEESIQDRPAVQVGDPFLEKSLVEACLEAFKTGAVVAAQDMGAAGITCSTSEMAAKGGVGIELDLDLIPVRETGMVPYEYLLSESQERMLFVAQKGREQELIDIFHRWGLQAVVAGTVIAEPMVRILFKGGIAAEIPADALAENTPLYPREILSKPPEYAQTAWQWTPESLPESTISGLEINGEFQSWNQVLLTLLDTPSIASKRWVYRQYDHQVQNNTVLVPGGGDAAVIRLRPLEPVPNFQGSVNKGLAATVDCNSRYVYLDPYEGAKATVAEAARNLSCVGAEPIAVTDNLNFGSPEKPIGYWQLAEACRGISDGCKAFNTPVTGGNVSLYNETLDAEGNPESIYPTPVVGMVGLITDLTKICGQGWQHSGDLIYLLGDDKTLPTLGASEYLAVVHKTIAGKPPRVDFELEQKVQAACREGIRQGWIQSAHDCAEGGLAVALAECCMSSQKGATVKLSLSSTASVRWDNILFAEGGGRILVSVNPENQSVWETYLQQQLGAENDIWQNLGEVGSGYEPLQILADDQGLIELKLTEMSDRYENAIERRLSVIQ
- the purF gene encoding amidophosphoribosyltransferase, which translates into the protein MIPNDSLDTHSAQVDDQRPDKPEEACGVFGVYAPGEDVAKLAYFGLYALQHRGQESAGIATFEGDKVHLHKGMGLVSQVFNETVLNSLMGHIAVGHTRYSTTGSSRVVNAQPAVVSTRLGSLALAHNGNLVNTGELREELIKREFDFLTTTDSEMIALAIASEINNGKDWLEGALSAFTQCQGAYSLVIGTPKGLMGVRDPNGIRPLVIGILPTSPQRYVLASETCGLDIMGAEYLRDVEPGELVWITEEGMSSFHWSPKPARKLCVFEMIYFARPDSVMCGESLYSYRLEIGRILARESFIDADIVIGVPDSGIPAAIGFSQQSKIPFAEGLIKNRYVGRTFIQPTQSMRESGIRMKLNPLKDVLEGKRVIIVDDSIVRGTTSRKIVKALRDAGAKEVHMRISSPPVTHPCFYGIDTDSQEQLIAATKSIEEIRQQIEVDSLAYLSWEGMLTATGEDPNTFCSACFTGNYPIDIPEKVKRSKLILEKSVTV
- the tadA gene encoding tRNA adenosine(34) deaminase TadA; amino-acid sequence: MSHNYLMTFPQINNYSIHQYWMNQALELAQQAGEAGEVPVGAIIINQNNQLIAQAQNRKERDFDPTAHAEILALRQAGKLLKNWHLNTCTLYVTLEPCPMCTGAILQARLGLLVYGADDPKTGTIRTVANLPDSACSFHRLSVLGGILESSCRQQLQTWFAQKRS
- a CDS encoding RNA-guided endonuclease InsQ/TnpB family protein: MAVQDRKRNYALNTCIQHYQETGKSLKLASYKGMLPQLKKEYPWLKEDCYSSVLQCVAINLDRAYKNFFEGRAKFPNFKSKHHKQSIQYPQSVTVNGECLKVPKIGEIKAIFHREITGKIKTVTISKTSSNKYFASILCETELSGVKESGDQVIGIDLGLKEFAIVHDGDSATKYANPKHLNRHHKNLARKQKKLSRKTQGSSAREKFRKIIAKVHEKIANSRQDFLHKLSRKLVNESQVIVVENLNVKGMVKNRKLSKAISDVGWGKFVNFIDYKLKQKNGELVEIDRFFPSSKTCSSCGYILDELSLDIREWDCPNCHAHHDRDENAALNIRNEGIRILTEGGGNPVFADGGCVRPDNRKVKGHRSVNSLILHRPD
- a CDS encoding lysophospholipid acyltransferase family protein, whose translation is MLILDSNQSSTVMPIPAKETQVNSHVSPWLASLVYPLGRYLILPFYFKTLEVIGQENLPQQGPVILAPTHRSRWDALIVPFATGRHVTGRDLRFMVTVDEMQGIQEWFIRRLGGFAVDQKHPTIATLRHGVELLHQGEMLVIFPEGNIFQDHQVHPLKIGLARLALQAETSYANLGLGIKIVPISIHYDPIIPQRGADVKVRIGSALSVPDYCQGSVKKNAQPLIQDLELALKKIDQSEPL